GGTCGACCTCGTCGTCGTCGTCGAAGCGCCGCATGTCCGTGCGGAGCCGGTGGTTCGTGCGGGTGCCGTCGTTGGGCAGCAGCCACGCCGACTCGTTGCGAGCACGCACGTTGCTCATGGCCGCCTCCGGATCGGATCGTCGCCGGGCTTCGCGTCGCGCACCTCGAACGGTTCGCGCGAGTCGAGGCCCGGGTTTTTGTAGCCGCGCGGATAGGCCGGTCCGGGGAAGCCGATCTCGTTCCAGGCCAAGGGATGGGAGTAGAACGCGGTACACGCGTACCGCGTCCACAGGCTCCACACGTGGCTGGCACAGAGGCCGTGCCAGGGTTGGCTGCCGAGCACGTGGACGGCTTCGATCAGGGCCGACTGCTGGTCGTCGGCACAGGTCGCGAACCCGGTGTCGAACTGCGCCCTGGCGTCGGCGTCGAGCGCGGCCAGGCTGTCGCGCCAGGCCTGGGCGTCCTCGGGCATGTCGTGGTACCGCCAGCCGTCGGTCCGCTGCTCGGCCAGTCGGGCATCGATCAGGTTCACGACCGGGACGTCCCGATCGCCACCTTGGTCGAGCAGCTGGTCGCACAGCGCCGTGGCCACGGCCTGCTCGCCGGGATCGAAGAACCGGATGTCGGGCGCCATCCCGGTCCGGGACAGCACCACACCGGTGGTCACCGGGTCCCAGTGCTTGCTCTGGCCGAGGACGTCGAAGCCCGGGAAGCGGCCGCCGGATCCATGCGACGAGTTGGCGCTCACTTCTCGCGCCGCAAGACGGCGGCGAGCAGCCCCATACCGCCGACCATGGTGACGAGGAGGGGTGCCAGCAGGGGTGGGCCCATCTCCAGGTTGTAGCGGGCGTTGTGCCAGCCACCCGGTTTCTGGGCGATGCCGCGCGCGTGCAGGTACGTGCCCTGCACGCCGTTGGCAACGATGGCGGCCGAGGCGAGCGGGAGCGCAGTCTTGGCCATCCGGTGGCTGAAGAAGCCGGCGACGCCCGCAGCGGCGCCGACCGGCCCCAGGGCGACCGGGATCCACATCATCTTGTTCCCGAAGCTGGCTGAGTCGTGCTCGAAGAAGATCTCGGCCGCGGTCACCAGCGCACCGACCGCGGTCAGGGCGGACAGGCCGCGCTCGAAGCGCCCGGTCTCCACGTTTCGGACCATCCGGTCGATTCCCCGTACGACCCTGTCGGGGTCCGAGCTGGCTGCCATCTGCGGGAGTCCTTCCGTACCTGCGGTGACGACAAGGCGCTCGGGTCGAGCCCCACGTCCATTCGTTGCGTAGGCGCAAGTATTGCAGAATCTGTGCGGTCAAGCAACTAATGGGAGATACTCGCGACATGGCGACAACGGATGGTCGGGCGAGTGCCGGTGCGGTCACTGCGGAGCAGGTGGACGCGATCATGCTGGGGGTACAGGCCCTCGTGGGAGTGGCGGCCACGTCGGTCGCCGAGGTCGAGGACCGCGTGACCCTGCCGCAGCTCCGGGTCCTCATGCTGATCGCCAGCCTCGGCACCATGAACCTGAACGCGTTGGCCCAGGCGATGGACATCCACCCCTCGAACGCGAGCAGGTACTGCGACCGCCTGATGGTGGGCGGCCTGCTCCGTCGCACCGAGTCCTCCATCGACCGTCGCAACCTGGTCCTCGAGCTCACCGACGAAGGGCGTGATCTGGTGGCCGAGCTCATCGAGCACCGCCGCCAGGCGGTCCGGAAGGTCCTCGAGCAGGTGCCCGAGAGCCGTCGCCGTGGCCTCGTCAGCGCCATGCGGACCTTCGGTCAGGTGGCGGGCGAGGTCGCGGCCGGCGAGGCGTGGAGACTCGGCTGGCACGGCTGAGCAGGAGCCGGACCGCCCGAACAGATCGGTGACTTGCGAGTCACTCGCCGGCATCCCAGGGCCGGGCCAGACGCACCGAGGCCTCGAACATCAGGGCGTGCACGAACGCCTGGGGCAGGTTGCCGCGCAGCTGACGCTGGGTGACGTCGTACTCCTCGGAGAAGAGCGCTGGTGGCCCGCAAGCGGCCCGGTTGCGCTCGAAGTAGCGGACCGCCGCGAGCGTGTCCCCCTGCTGGTGGCTCGCCAGCGCGGCCAGGAACCCGCACAGCAGGAACGCGCCCTCGGCGTCGCCCAAGGGACCGGGCGCCTGTCGGAAGCGGTAGACGTAGCCTTCCTGGTCCAGCTCGTCGAGCACGGCTGCCAGGGTGGCCCTGGTGCGAGGGTCGTCCGCCGCGAGGGCGCCGCGGATGCCGGGCAGCAGGAGCGCAGCGTCCACCCGAGGGTCCTCCGGGGTCCGCTGCCAGCGACCCGTCGGGTGGGTCGAGTGGGCGGCGGTCTCGGCCAGGATGGCCTCGGCCAGGGCCAGCCACTCGCCGGTACGACGGGACGGCGTACCCGGAGCGCGGCTGGCCGCGCGCAGCCCGGCGACGCAGATCAGGCGGCTCTGGCTCCAGTGCTGGTCGTCGAGCTCCCAGATCCCGGCCTCGGGCTTTCCCCATCGAGCGGCAATGACGTCGGCGGCCGTCTCTGCTGCCCTCCAGCCGTCCGCGTCCAGGTGGTCATGGCGTGCGGCCGCCGCGAACAGGAGCAACGACTCGCCGAACGTGTCCAGCTGCGACTGGGCGTTGACGTGGTTGCCGACGATGTCGTCCCCACCCGGGTAGCCGGGCAGGTGCAGTGGCCGCTGGTCCGGCACGCGGCCGCCCGTGGTGGTGTAGGCGGGACTGAGGTTCGGGCCGTCGTCCAGGAGCCGGCCGGATACGAAGCGGACGGCCTCGTCCATCAGCGGGTGGGGTCCCGCGGCAGCGATCGCCTCTCCGGCGAAGCACTGGTCACGGATCCACACGTAGCGGTAGTCGTAGTCGCGGCCCTGGCCCGCGCGCTCCGGCAGGCTCATGGTGGCCGCGGCGACCATCCCGCCGCCGGAGCTGGTCAGACCCCGCAGCACTGCGTACGCGTGCCGGGTGTCGTGAGGGGCGAGCGTGTCAGTGAACTCCGGCACGGCATCGCCCCAGGCCTGCTCGGTGGCGCGCCATGCGTCATCGGCGCGGACCGGCTCGGCCGGGAGCGCCTGCTCCGACAGCTCCAGCACGAGGTCGTGGTGATGCCCGGCCGGAACCGTCAGGTCCATCGTCAGCGCCTCGCCGCCCTCCGTGCCACCCCCAGGCCTGGCCTGGCCCGCCCCGGACCAGCGCACGTGGAGCCGGCCCGTCTTACCGGTCCAGATCCCCTCACCCCGGTCGAGGTGCCCGAAGGAGCTGCTGCCGAAGCCGGCCCGGGCGTCGAGGCGCACCCGGACCGAAGCGTCGCCCTGGACGGCGACGATGCGGCGTAGCAGCACCGCCCGACCCGCCTCGCCCGGGAAGGCCAGCGCCTCACGGCACTCGATGATCCCGGCCTCGGTGACCCACCGGGAGCGCCAGATCAAGGACCCGTCCT
This genomic window from Nocardioides cynanchi contains:
- a CDS encoding glycoside hydrolase family 15 protein — translated: MTGTRITDRDAAEFPLQVLREYALLADGERGALVGPRGDIVWMSAPRWDSDAVFSSLIGGAGMYAVTPTDARFVWGGYYEDGSLIWRSRWVTEAGIIECREALAFPGEAGRAVLLRRIVAVQGDASVRVRLDARAGFGSSSFGHLDRGEGIWTGKTGRLHVRWSGAGQARPGGGTEGGEALTMDLTVPAGHHHDLVLELSEQALPAEPVRADDAWRATEQAWGDAVPEFTDTLAPHDTRHAYAVLRGLTSSGGGMVAAATMSLPERAGQGRDYDYRYVWIRDQCFAGEAIAAAGPHPLMDEAVRFVSGRLLDDGPNLSPAYTTTGGRVPDQRPLHLPGYPGGDDIVGNHVNAQSQLDTFGESLLLFAAAARHDHLDADGWRAAETAADVIAARWGKPEAGIWELDDQHWSQSRLICVAGLRAASRAPGTPSRRTGEWLALAEAILAETAAHSTHPTGRWQRTPEDPRVDAALLLPGIRGALAADDPRTRATLAAVLDELDQEGYVYRFRQAPGPLGDAEGAFLLCGFLAALASHQQGDTLAAVRYFERNRAACGPPALFSEEYDVTQRQLRGNLPQAFVHALMFEASVRLARPWDAGE
- a CDS encoding gluconate 2-dehydrogenase subunit 3 family protein, yielding MSANSSHGSGGRFPGFDVLGQSKHWDPVTTGVVLSRTGMAPDIRFFDPGEQAVATALCDQLLDQGGDRDVPVVNLIDARLAEQRTDGWRYHDMPEDAQAWRDSLAALDADARAQFDTGFATCADDQQSALIEAVHVLGSQPWHGLCASHVWSLWTRYACTAFYSHPLAWNEIGFPGPAYPRGYKNPGLDSREPFEVRDAKPGDDPIRRRP
- a CDS encoding MarR family transcriptional regulator: MATTDGRASAGAVTAEQVDAIMLGVQALVGVAATSVAEVEDRVTLPQLRVLMLIASLGTMNLNALAQAMDIHPSNASRYCDRLMVGGLLRRTESSIDRRNLVLELTDEGRDLVAELIEHRRQAVRKVLEQVPESRRRGLVSAMRTFGQVAGEVAAGEAWRLGWHG